Proteins encoded within one genomic window of Streptomyces kaniharaensis:
- the rplM gene encoding 50S ribosomal protein L13 encodes MRTYSPKPGDVQRQWHVIDATDVVLGRLASQAANLLRGKHKAIYAPHVDTGDFVIIINADKVHLSGNKKTQKLAYRHSGFPGGLRSVRYDDLLANNPEKAVEKAIKGMIPKNSLGRQMLSKLKVYSGDQHPHAAQQPVPFEITQVAQ; translated from the coding sequence GTGCGTACGTACAGCCCCAAGCCCGGCGACGTCCAGCGTCAGTGGCACGTCATCGACGCGACCGACGTCGTGCTCGGCCGCCTGGCTTCCCAGGCCGCCAACCTCCTCCGGGGCAAGCACAAGGCGATCTACGCGCCGCACGTTGACACTGGTGACTTCGTCATCATCATCAACGCCGACAAGGTGCACCTGTCCGGTAACAAGAAGACCCAGAAGCTGGCCTACCGCCACTCGGGCTTCCCGGGCGGTCTGCGCTCGGTGCGCTACGACGACCTGCTGGCGAACAACCCGGAGAAGGCCGTCGAGAAGGCCATCAAGGGCATGATCCCCAAGAACAGCCTGGGCCGTCAGATGCTCTCGAAGCTGAAGGTCTACTCGGGCGACCAGCACCCGCACGCTGCCCAGCAGCCGGTGCCGTTCGAGATCACCCAGGTCGCGCAGTAA